One Carassius carassius chromosome 28, fCarCar2.1, whole genome shotgun sequence genomic window carries:
- the LOC132108484 gene encoding uncharacterized protein LOC132108484 → MAEKQQAKFTVPAYAVSEGKPGKKRKTVTVQEKAMNKKSLDKQRNKTRINIGVAFQRWRELRELKGLKSDSLMALFLLDSYEKDISTSTPSKSGFTMPPPPVSTIVSESLSDRDDDFSVPGVEELDSSSVQDKNIQELDASMSSLDLDVISEDEFNNIKNSIIEWEDDTWCPDMETKSLSSFEEDETKEIDTDYDDSDDDDYMPHICVWTGGALKTPICLDSLQTISMEDTVHDAEDNSQDPTIADIHPIPETAKIMVEDDIIGQPASITYHSCLKLLAEYLVLPVNMCTAKDTNTNAECGAHKPFEVNIHSRGTAAIVEWICCNGHTVWKWSSQPNFKYGMLAGDFMLACNILLSGNNYAKISLLFKFMNMGMVEKSSFFRIQDSYCVDTMKEFWKEKRAEIIAQIQSKGPIVALGDARMDSPGFCAQYCTYSTMENETKHIISMVNIDKRETMRNSVVMEKEDFQQTFEALRKEINLTEICTDAHSQISALFNKGKYRDSGVYHTLDVWHGSKNLSKKIHAAGQQKGCAILQMWNKDICNHFWYCCKTADTYEEFIDMWVGVLHHVTGEHTWALGECKHGPLLDDRDKELIESGSVAHERLAEIILDERWLKVVPKYLNFRSTADLESFHNHILMYASKRFSFSPPVYAARTMLAGLDYNHHLHRPARRKADGTIQYGKVYNKKSRKWRLYSLKVEKDYSYISDLQRAILLRRISANKGMPRSRTRRPDDPRQHGVLSGAPAPSTQELLQIQVSRGLGQSLPKQ, encoded by the exons atggcagagaaacagcaagcaaaattcacagtaccagcctatgcagttagtgaaggcaaaccaggcaaaaaaaggaagacagtaacagtccaagaaaaggcaatgaacaaaaagtctttggataaacaaagaaataaaacgcgaattaacatcggcgtggctttccagcgatggcgagaactgagggaactcaaggggctgaaaagtgactccttgatggctttatttctgctggacag ttatgaGAAAGACATATCAACGTCCACACCATCGAAAAGTGGATTTACAATGCCACCACCACCTGTATCCACTATTGTCTCTGAGTCGCTTTCTGACCG AGATGATGACTTCTCAGTCCCTGGAGTTGAAGAGTTGGATAGTAGCAGCGTACAGGATAAAAACATTCAGGAATTAGATGCAAG TATGTCATCACTGGATCTGGATGTCATCAGTGAAGatgaatttaacaacattaaaaactCAAT TATCGAGTGGGAAGATGACACCTGGTGTCCTGATATGGAGACAAAGTCTCTGTCATCATTTGAAGAAGACGAAACAAAGGAAATAGATACAGACTATGatgacagtgatgatgatgacTATATGCCACATATTTGTGTGTG GACTGGCGGTGCTCTGAAGACTCCGATTTGTCTGGATTCCCTTCAAACAATTAGTATGGAGGACACTGTGCACGATGCTGAAGACAACTCCCAAGACCCTACTATTGCAGACATACATCCAATCCCAGAGACTGCTAAAATCATGGTTGAGGATGACATAATTGGCCAGCCAGCATCTATAACATACCACAGTTGTCTGAAGCTGCTTGCCGAATATCTTGTTCTACCTGTGAACATGTGTACTGCTAAGGACACAAACACTAATGCAGAGTGTGGGGCACATAAACCATTTGAGGTCAACATCCATTCCAGGGGTACAGCTGCAATTGTGGAATGG ATATGTTGTAATGGTCACACTGTTTGGAAATGGTCTTCACAGCCCAATTTTAAATATGGAATGCTTGCTGGGGACTTTATGTTGGCGTGTAACATACTGCTGTCTGGCAACAACTATGCCAAGATTTCTCTTCTCTTTAAATTTATGAATATGGGGATGGTGGAGAAGTCATCTTTTTTCCGAATACAAGACTCATACTGTGTGGATACCATGAAGGAATTCTGGAAGGAGAAGAGAGCTGAAATCATTGCCCAAATACAGTCCAAAGGGCCTATTGTGGCCTTAG GTGATGCTCGGATGGACAGTCCTGGATTCTGTGCACAGTATTGCACATATTCAACAATGGAAAATGAAACTAAACATATAATCAGTATGGTCAACATCGACAAGAGGGAGACCATGAGGAACTCTGTTGTAATGGAGAAAGAGGACTTTCAACAGACCTTCGAGGCACTCCGCAAAGAAATAAACTTGACTGAAATTTGTACTGATGCTCATTCTCAAATATCAGCTCTCTTCA ACAAAGGGAAATACAGAGACAGCGGAGTCTACCACACTCTGGACGTCTGGCATGGGTCCAAAAACCTGAGCAAAAAAATTCATGCA GCAGGGCAGCAAAAGGGGTGTGCCATTCTCCAGATGTGGAATAAAGACATCTGCAATCACTTCTGGTACTGCTGTAAGACGGCAGATACCTATGAAGAGTTTATT GACATGTGGGTGGGAGTCTTGCACCATGTCACAGGAGAACACACGTGGGCTCTTGGTGAGTGTAAACATGGCCCCTTGCTGGACGACAGAGATAAAGAATTGATTGAGAGTGGTTCAGTGGCACATGAGAGGCTGGCTGAAATTATTCTCGATGAACGCTGGCTGAAGGTCGTCCCCAAGTATCTGAATTTCAG GTCAACTGCAGATTTGGAGTCGTTTCACAACCACATACTGATGTATGCCAGCAAGCGCTTCAGCTTTTCCCCACCAGTTTATGCTGCCCGTACCATGCTGGCTGGCCTCGATTACAACCATCATCTCCATAGACCAGCCAGGAGAAAAGCTGATGGCACAATTCA GTATGGCAAGGTGTACAACAAAAAGTCCAGGAAGTGGAGGTTATACTCATTGAAGGTGGAGAAGGACTACAGCTACATCTCTGACCTACAGCGTGCCATCCTCCTTCGACGGATATCAGCTAATAAGGGGATGCCTAGAAGCAGAACCAGGAGACCTGATGATCCCCGTCAACATGGCGTACTGTCTGGTGCACCTGCTCCATCAACACAGGAGCTATTGCAAATTCAAGTCAGCAGAGGGTTAG GTCAATCGCTGCCGAAACAATGA